One region of Caldimonas thermodepolymerans genomic DNA includes:
- the dnaK gene encoding molecular chaperone DnaK — protein MAKIIGIDLGTTNSCVAIMEGNTTKVIENSEGARTTPSIIAYQEDGEILVGASAKRQAVTNPKNTLYAVKRLIGRKFSEPEVQKDIDLMPYQIVAADNGDAWVEVRGKKLAPPQISAEVLRKMKKTAEDYLGEPVTEAVITVPAYFNDSQRQATKDAGRIAGLEVKRIINEPTAAALAFGLDKTDKRDRKVAVYDLGGGTFDISIIEIADVDGEKQFEVLSTNGDTFLGGEDFDQRIIDYIIGEFKKEQGVDLSKDVLALQRLKEAAEKAKIELSSTQQTEINLPYITADASGPKHLNIKLTRAKLEALVEELIERTIEPCRTAIKDAGIKVSDIDDVILVGGMTRMPKVQEKVKEFFGKDPRKDVNPDEAVAIGAAIQGQVLAGERKDVLLLDVTPLSLGIETLGGVMTKMIQKNTTIPTKFTQTFSTAEDNQPAVTIKVYQGEREMASGNKLLGEFNLEGIPPAPRGVPQIEVTFDIDANGILHVSARDKGTGKENKITIKANSGLSEEEIQRMVKDAELNAAEDKKKLELVQAKNQADALVHSVRKSLNEYGDKLDAGEKEKIESAIKEVEEALKGNDKATIDAKTEALVAASQKLGEKMYADAQAAAGGAAAGAEASSKPADDNVVDAEFTEVKDKK, from the coding sequence ATGGCAAAGATCATTGGTATCGACCTGGGCACCACCAACTCGTGCGTGGCCATCATGGAAGGCAATACCACCAAGGTGATCGAGAACAGTGAAGGCGCCCGTACGACACCCTCGATCATTGCCTACCAGGAAGACGGCGAGATCCTCGTCGGCGCCTCGGCCAAGCGCCAGGCCGTCACCAACCCGAAGAACACCCTGTACGCCGTCAAGCGCCTGATCGGCCGCAAGTTCAGCGAGCCGGAGGTGCAGAAGGACATCGACCTGATGCCCTACCAGATCGTCGCGGCCGACAACGGCGACGCCTGGGTCGAGGTGCGCGGCAAGAAGCTGGCACCACCGCAGATCAGCGCCGAAGTGCTGCGCAAGATGAAGAAGACCGCCGAGGACTACCTGGGCGAGCCGGTCACCGAGGCCGTCATCACGGTGCCCGCCTACTTCAACGACAGCCAGCGCCAGGCCACCAAGGACGCCGGTCGCATCGCGGGCCTGGAAGTCAAGCGCATCATCAACGAGCCGACCGCGGCCGCGCTGGCCTTCGGCCTGGACAAGACCGACAAGCGTGACCGCAAGGTGGCGGTGTACGACCTGGGCGGCGGCACGTTCGACATCTCGATCATCGAGATCGCCGACGTCGACGGCGAGAAGCAGTTCGAAGTGCTGTCCACCAACGGCGACACCTTCCTGGGTGGCGAGGACTTCGACCAGCGCATCATCGACTACATCATCGGCGAGTTCAAGAAGGAACAGGGCGTCGACCTGTCCAAGGACGTGCTGGCCCTGCAACGCCTGAAGGAAGCCGCCGAGAAGGCCAAGATCGAGCTGTCGTCGACGCAGCAGACCGAGATCAACCTGCCGTACATCACGGCCGACGCGTCCGGTCCCAAGCACCTGAACATCAAGCTGACCCGCGCCAAGCTGGAAGCCCTGGTCGAGGAGCTGATCGAGCGCACCATCGAGCCGTGCCGCACCGCGATCAAGGACGCCGGCATCAAGGTCAGCGACATCGATGACGTGATCCTGGTCGGCGGCATGACCCGCATGCCCAAGGTGCAGGAGAAGGTCAAGGAGTTCTTCGGCAAGGATCCGCGCAAGGACGTCAACCCGGATGAGGCCGTGGCCATCGGTGCCGCGATCCAGGGCCAGGTGCTGGCCGGCGAGCGCAAGGACGTGCTGCTGCTGGACGTCACCCCGCTGTCGCTGGGCATCGAGACCCTGGGCGGCGTGATGACCAAGATGATCCAGAAGAACACCACGATCCCGACCAAGTTCACGCAGACCTTCTCGACCGCCGAGGACAACCAGCCGGCGGTGACGATCAAGGTCTACCAGGGCGAGCGCGAGATGGCCTCGGGCAACAAGCTGCTGGGCGAGTTCAACCTGGAGGGCATCCCGCCGGCCCCGCGCGGCGTGCCGCAGATCGAGGTGACCTTCGACATCGACGCCAACGGCATCCTGCATGTCTCGGCCCGTGACAAGGGCACCGGCAAGGAGAACAAGATCACCATCAAGGCCAACTCGGGTCTGTCCGAGGAGGAAATCCAGCGCATGGTGAAGGACGCGGAGCTGAACGCGGCCGAGGACAAGAAGAAGCTGGAGCTGGTGCAGGCCAAGAACCAGGCCGATGCGCTGGTGCACAGCGTGCGCAAGTCGCTGAACGAATACGGCGACAAGCTGGATGCCGGCGAGAAGGAGAAGATCGAGTCGGCCATCAAGGAGGTCGAGGAAGCGCTGAAGGGCAACGACAAGGCCACGATCGACGCCAAGACCGAAGCCCTGGTGGCGGCCAGCCAGAAGCTCGGCGAGAAGATGTACGCCGATGCGCAGGCCGCGGCCGGCGGCGCGGCGGCAGGTGCCGAGGCCTCGTCCAAGCCGGCCGACGACAATGTGGTCGACGCCGAGTTCACCGAAGTGAAGGACAAGAAGTAA